In Halapricum desulfuricans, a single window of DNA contains:
- a CDS encoding sulfatase-like hydrolase/transferase, which translates to MLTILHARQLGFDNRFRPRNAFDWRAFLYEHDPGPGRYAWAVREAITAEESTIRTLARGGRLALDADGPLGPNRVESDIVGAIKCLERLSFDSSGEFLFVNVTTTHSPYDTPVNQERGTVASVTGLVDALTGDPSVEAHRTAYYDAVEYLSESYRQMFDLLDREFEYVITTSDHGELLGEYGHWAHEYGLYPELTQIPLVVSGMDERVPEPISLRDVNGLVRLLSGNDRESIPTDDASGGHYTEYHGLLPARRNTLLDAGVAVETVDRYDEGLAGYVDHSGSYTYQSDDGIVGGDSASVVDRITDRALDTTGREHRGVDRATEERLDAMGYI; encoded by the coding sequence GTGCTAACTATTCTGCACGCCCGCCAACTGGGATTCGATAATCGGTTCCGTCCCCGAAACGCATTCGACTGGCGGGCGTTCCTGTACGAACACGACCCTGGCCCAGGCCGGTACGCCTGGGCAGTCCGGGAGGCGATTACCGCCGAGGAGTCGACCATCAGGACCCTGGCGCGTGGCGGACGGCTGGCCCTTGATGCGGACGGCCCGCTCGGTCCCAATCGGGTCGAAAGCGACATCGTCGGGGCGATCAAATGTCTCGAAAGACTCTCATTCGATTCCTCGGGCGAATTTCTCTTCGTGAACGTCACGACAACACACTCTCCGTACGATACACCAGTGAACCAGGAACGCGGCACGGTCGCCTCGGTCACAGGCCTCGTGGACGCCCTAACGGGTGATCCGTCGGTCGAAGCCCACCGAACTGCCTATTACGATGCCGTCGAGTACCTGAGCGAGAGCTATCGGCAGATGTTCGATCTGCTCGATCGGGAGTTCGAATACGTCATTACTACTAGCGATCACGGGGAACTCCTCGGAGAATACGGACATTGGGCCCACGAATACGGGCTCTATCCGGAGTTGACGCAGATTCCGCTCGTCGTCTCTGGGATGGACGAGCGTGTTCCGGAGCCGATCTCCCTCCGGGACGTGAACGGGCTAGTTCGACTACTCTCGGGAAACGATCGGGAGAGCATACCGACCGACGACGCATCCGGGGGCCACTACACCGAATATCACGGCTTGTTGCCCGCCAGACGGAACACCCTGCTCGATGCAGGAGTTGCAGTAGAGACGGTCGACCGGTACGACGAGGGACTGGCTGGATACGTCGACCACTCTGGGTCATATACGTACCAGAGTGACGACGGTATCGTTGGAGGCGATTCGGCATCGGTCGTCGATCGGATCACCGACCGAGCGCTCGATACGACCGGTCGCGAGCACCGAGGCGTCGATCGTGCGACTGAGGAGCGCCTCGATGCAATGGGATATATTTGA
- a CDS encoding transposase, with protein MSTTTLPHQGTITEVLKSLETEITALFEHLDLQFLYKFPVFAPDPRGRTRDFHPPELFRGLLHCFYNSIYEPEAMAQELTNDDVWRVCEFKRPPSRRTIGRFIDDLSGVVEEVFSRILQQVLVRVELGSCFRIDGTDVRAPRPDEDASWNYDSTAEETYYGYGCCLVTTDNNIPIAAEFTDEKSVDKETARRITQDRYFPNESRGCCLNAAKQSLSV; from the coding sequence GTGTCAACCACTACCCTGCCACACCAAGGTACGATCACAGAGGTCTTGAAATCACTGGAAACCGAGATAACAGCACTGTTCGAACATCTTGATCTCCAGTTTCTCTATAAATTCCCCGTGTTCGCCCCCGATCCGCGGGGGCGAACGCGGGATTTCCATCCACCTGAACTGTTTCGAGGATTGCTTCACTGCTTCTACAACAGCATCTACGAACCAGAAGCGATGGCGCAAGAACTCACCAACGATGATGTCTGGCGTGTCTGTGAGTTCAAGCGACCGCCGTCACGGCGGACGATTGGCCGGTTTATCGACGATCTTTCTGGTGTCGTTGAGGAAGTCTTCTCACGAATTCTTCAGCAGGTGCTTGTTCGGGTTGAGCTGGGTTCTTGCTTCCGGATTGACGGCACCGATGTCCGGGCGCCTCGCCCGGACGAGGATGCCTCGTGGAACTACGACAGTACAGCTGAGGAGACGTACTACGGCTACGGTTGCTGTCTTGTGACGACCGACAACAACATCCCGATTGCCGCAGAGTTCACAGATGAGAAATCCGTGGACAAAGAGACGGCGAGGCGCATCACACAGGATCGTTACTTCCCGAACGAGTCGAGAGGATGCTGCCTGAACGCCGCGAAACAATCACTTTCTGTATGA
- a CDS encoding ISH3 family transposase, giving the protein MFKIPDPDGYLSASDVKDVAEEVITPLPLPGVEGSPLDPGDIWLVVILACVNQTSIWETCNDTNGTPCDDTVFTWLHTLDRAWLEFVANRLLGRLAMTILDPDRSRIVSIDFIDNPYHGEHYADDGELCSMAPKDGTTTCHRYCTAYVVSNKKPVTLAMTYVRSDEDEADAVERVLARVENYPFEIDLLLADSGFYNERVIRRARDIAATVVHVPKKGERMKDKLDVHKSYMTTYRMYKDSERELRFPLAVAVSYQNGDRGKHGEVVRGYVACGVTDRSAKQVERLYRKRSGIETTYRLLRQARGITTTRDPIVRFAIMLVAALLENLWLVLRWAVVARPRRGGRDLPEEFTFKTFCDWIRHELEEELHRRWKIKANGVGVPASQATAAG; this is encoded by the coding sequence GTGTTCAAGATCCCCGATCCAGACGGTTACCTTTCGGCATCGGACGTGAAAGACGTAGCGGAAGAAGTCATTACTCCACTCCCGTTGCCGGGTGTCGAGGGGAGCCCCCTCGACCCCGGCGACATCTGGCTCGTCGTCATCTTGGCTTGCGTCAACCAGACCTCAATCTGGGAAACCTGCAACGACACCAACGGAACGCCGTGTGACGACACTGTCTTCACATGGCTCCATACGCTCGACCGAGCGTGGCTCGAGTTCGTCGCTAACCGTCTGCTCGGACGCCTCGCCATGACGATTCTCGACCCTGACCGGTCGAGAATCGTCTCCATCGACTTCATCGATAACCCCTATCATGGCGAGCACTACGCCGACGACGGCGAACTCTGCTCGATGGCTCCCAAGGACGGGACAACTACCTGCCACCGCTATTGCACGGCCTACGTCGTCTCCAACAAGAAGCCGGTGACGCTGGCGATGACGTATGTCCGCAGTGACGAAGATGAGGCTGACGCGGTCGAGCGCGTGCTCGCCCGCGTCGAGAACTACCCCTTCGAGATCGACCTGCTGCTTGCCGACAGCGGATTCTACAACGAACGCGTCATCCGCCGTGCTCGTGATATCGCCGCAACGGTCGTTCACGTGCCCAAGAAGGGCGAACGCATGAAGGACAAACTCGACGTCCACAAGTCGTACATGACGACCTATCGTATGTACAAAGACAGCGAGCGGGAACTGCGCTTCCCGCTCGCGGTCGCTGTCTCCTACCAAAACGGTGATCGCGGCAAGCACGGTGAGGTTGTCCGTGGCTACGTCGCGTGCGGCGTTACTGATCGCTCGGCCAAGCAGGTCGAACGCCTCTACAGGAAGCGGTCAGGCATTGAAACAACCTATCGCTTGCTGCGGCAAGCACGCGGGATCACGACGACACGTGATCCAATCGTGCGGTTTGCGATTATGCTCGTCGCGGCACTGCTGGAGAACCTGTGGCTCGTGCTGAGGTGGGCGGTCGTCGCCCGCCCGCGGCGGGGCGGGCGCGACCTGCCCGAGGAGTTCACGTTCAAGACGTTCTGTGACTGGATTCGGCACGAACTGGAAGAGGAGTTACACCGCCGGTGGAAGATCAAAGCGAACGGGGTTGGTGTGCCAGCGTCACAGGCAACGGCAGCGGGCTGA
- a CDS encoding transposase, whose amino-acid sequence MGSTEDALAVKLPVTFVGDAEFDMLDWHDDLIEAGVVPVVPYNPRNTNDPPDIEYRIQKRIKEHSDTVRVWEKQLEDTYDNRSQVETAIGVCKDLGLGTPKVRGRERAKTHVFVALCLRLAVVIANHERGGDIASPIVEL is encoded by the coding sequence TTGGGAAGTACCGAGGATGCGCTCGCCGTCAAACTGCCAGTCACGTTCGTTGGTGACGCAGAGTTCGATATGTTGGACTGGCACGACGACCTGATTGAAGCAGGTGTCGTGCCAGTGGTTCCGTACAATCCACGGAACACAAATGATCCACCGGATATCGAGTACCGCATCCAGAAACGAATCAAGGAGCATAGCGACACTGTCCGCGTCTGGGAAAAGCAGCTTGAGGATACCTACGATAACCGGTCACAGGTCGAAACAGCAATTGGCGTGTGCAAGGATCTCGGCCTCGGGACTCCGAAAGTCCGAGGCCGAGAACGGGCAAAAACTCACGTCTTCGTCGCTCTCTGTCTCCGTTTGGCTGTTGTCATCGCTAACCACGAACGAGGAGGTGACATCGCAAGTCCGATTGTTGAGCTATGA
- a CDS encoding sulfatase-like hydrolase/transferase, giving the protein MTSSAGPNIAIVVLDTLRKDAFDEYFDWLPGTRYEQAWSTSNWTVPAHASLFTGEYPSTVETHAKRKVLDHDAPTLAESLQAEEYRTRGISANVHVSSAFDFDRGFDEFYELGWRACRRVLIAQQSDLRCHLLVRG; this is encoded by the coding sequence ATGACGTCGAGCGCTGGACCCAATATCGCCATCGTCGTCCTCGATACCCTTCGCAAGGACGCCTTCGACGAGTACTTCGATTGGCTCCCGGGGACACGGTACGAGCAAGCCTGGTCGACGTCGAACTGGACCGTCCCCGCCCACGCGAGTCTGTTCACCGGGGAGTACCCATCGACAGTCGAGACGCATGCCAAACGGAAAGTGCTCGATCACGATGCACCGACACTCGCCGAGAGTCTCCAGGCCGAGGAGTACCGGACGCGAGGAATCAGTGCCAACGTCCACGTGTCGAGCGCGTTCGACTTCGATCGTGGGTTCGACGAATTTTACGAACTGGGATGGCGGGCGTGCAGAAGGGTTCTCATAGCTCAACAATCGGACTTGCGATGTCACCTCCTCGTTCGTGGTTAG
- a CDS encoding alkaline phosphatase family protein, whose amino-acid sequence MDALVIGLDGATYNVLSGLIEEGRLPTLAGLIENGVSGTLDSTVPPATYPAWKCYSTGQHPTKLGFHSFLSFQEGDLEPASTSAPEIWNYVSEAGRTAASINMPTTYPASEINGFMTAGYVIGGEDWVYPPELKGGLQREFDYRPEVEFPVHTELLADDTTDAREQIRSIMQSRFDLATFAVDELDLDFLQLTMYYTDTYQHFFWNQPEILHEMWEYVDRELGKLLDRIDDTNVFVVSDHGFESLDTGIFYLNRWLEREGHLTLEAGGASGLFEKLSLDTQTLASWLDRLHLMGVVRTVVPDETRRKVPNPRGEIGVDQLSERIVWDDSDAVMYGGGIFLNADRLGSRYETFRTDLMEQLCSITSPETGDPVLVDAYRPEELYESNSPPRDDDEVPDILLLPRDDGFVSPAYASDCWNTTDLEGRWSVHAKPGIFIASGPDVQAGASADLEIFDVAPTVLHAMGLPVADAIDGDVRRDIFAPGSDPAERPVRERDQRKEIAQVIKQSSLTDR is encoded by the coding sequence ATGGACGCGCTCGTAATCGGTCTCGATGGGGCGACGTACAACGTTCTCTCGGGTCTCATCGAGGAGGGACGACTCCCCACGCTCGCCGGACTCATCGAGAACGGCGTGTCGGGCACGCTCGACTCGACAGTCCCGCCGGCGACGTACCCTGCCTGGAAGTGTTACTCGACCGGCCAGCACCCGACGAAACTTGGGTTTCACAGCTTCCTCAGCTTTCAGGAGGGTGACCTCGAACCCGCGTCGACGTCGGCTCCCGAAATCTGGAACTACGTTTCCGAAGCGGGCCGAACTGCCGCCTCGATCAACATGCCGACCACCTATCCCGCCTCTGAGATCAATGGATTCATGACGGCGGGCTACGTCATTGGCGGCGAGGACTGGGTCTACCCGCCTGAGCTTAAGGGGGGCCTGCAGCGCGAGTTTGACTATCGGCCGGAAGTCGAATTTCCTGTCCACACGGAACTGCTCGCCGACGACACAACTGACGCCCGCGAGCAGATCCGCTCGATCATGCAGAGCCGGTTTGATCTCGCGACGTTCGCCGTCGACGAACTCGATCTTGATTTCCTGCAGTTGACGATGTACTACACCGATACCTACCAGCATTTCTTCTGGAATCAGCCGGAGATTCTCCACGAGATGTGGGAGTACGTCGATCGTGAACTGGGCAAACTCCTCGATCGAATCGACGACACGAACGTCTTTGTCGTCTCCGATCACGGCTTCGAGAGTCTCGACACCGGAATCTTCTATTTGAATCGGTGGCTCGAACGCGAAGGACACCTTACCCTCGAAGCCGGTGGGGCGTCGGGGCTGTTCGAGAAGCTATCACTCGACACACAGACACTGGCATCATGGCTCGACCGCCTCCACTTGATGGGGGTCGTGCGAACGGTCGTCCCCGACGAGACCCGTCGGAAAGTCCCCAACCCTCGCGGTGAGATCGGCGTTGATCAGCTCTCAGAGCGAATCGTCTGGGACGATAGCGATGCGGTCATGTACGGCGGAGGGATTTTCCTCAATGCCGACCGGCTGGGATCGCGGTACGAGACCTTCCGCACGGACCTGATGGAGCAACTGTGCTCGATCACCTCGCCCGAAACCGGCGATCCGGTGCTCGTCGACGCGTATCGACCCGAAGAACTCTACGAGTCGAATTCACCGCCACGCGACGACGACGAGGTACCCGACATATTGTTGTTGCCCAGAGACGATGGCTTCGTGAGTCCCGCGTATGCGTCCGACTGCTGGAACACGACCGACCTGGAAGGCCGCTGGAGTGTTCACGCCAAGCCCGGCATATTTATCGCGTCGGGCCCTGACGTTCAAGCCGGAGCGTCGGCCGACCTGGAGATCTTCGACGTGGCTCCGACGGTGTTGCACGCGATGGGCCTGCCAGTAGCCGACGCGATCGACGGTGACGTTCGTCGGGATATCTTCGCGCCGGGGAGCGATCCCGCCGAACGGCCGGTCCGCGAGCGAGACCAGCGCAAAGAGATCGCCCAGGTGATCAAGCAGTCCTCACTCACGGATCGATGA
- a CDS encoding CopG family transcriptional regulator translates to MATVTIPDDLHDRIDDHRDPESFDSVDEYATFALSEILDQFEGRADATAGDQDEVMDKLRDLGYLE, encoded by the coding sequence ATGGCGACAGTCACGATCCCGGACGATCTCCACGATCGTATCGATGACCATCGCGATCCCGAGTCCTTCGACTCAGTCGACGAGTACGCCACATTTGCACTGAGTGAAATCCTCGACCAGTTCGAGGGACGGGCGGACGCGACCGCGGGCGATCAGGACGAAGTGATGGACAAACTCCGAGACCTGGGCTACCTAGAGTGA